DNA sequence from the Hippopotamus amphibius kiboko isolate mHipAmp2 chromosome 1, mHipAmp2.hap2, whole genome shotgun sequence genome:
CAGCCGCTGCTTGGCCGCGTCGCGCTCGCTCAGCGGCCGGGCCGTGCGCACCTCGCCGTTGTGCGCCCACACGCCGAACAGCCCGGGCTCCGTGGCCTTGAGCAGCTGGTACGACAGCCAGGCGTTCTGGCCCGCGTCGCCGTCCACCGCCACCACCTTGGTCACCAGGTAGCCCGCCTCGGCCGCCCTGGGCACCAGCTCGGTGCAGGGCGCCGAGGCGTTCTGCAGCGGGTGCAGCACGAAGGGCGCGTTGTCGTTGGCGTCCTCCACGAGCACGCGCACCAGCGCCTGGCTGCTGAGCGGCGGCGAGCCGCGGTCGGCGGCGCCCACGCGGAACTCGAAGGCCCGCAGGGCCTCGTAGTCCAGCGACCTCAGGGCGAACAGGTGGCCGTTGTCCGGGTTGACGGACACCAGGGAGGCGAGGGGCACGTGCGGGTCGTGGGGCGGCAGCAGCGAGTAGGTGACCTGGGCGTTGGCGCCCGCGTCTCTGTCTGTGGCGCTGACGCTGCCGATGTGCAGGGCGGGGCTGTTGTTCTCGCGCACCCGCAGGGTGTAGGCGGTCTGGGTGAAGGCGGGGGCGTTGTCGTTGACGTCGGACACCCGCACGGTTATGTTGTGCTCGGTTTTCAGCCTGGGGGTCCCCATATCTGTGACGGTGATGGTGACGTTGTATTCCGCTCTGATCTCTCTATCTAGTGGTCTCTCTGTTACTAAGGTGTAAAAGTTTTCTGTGGAAGATTTCAGGAAAAAAGGTAGATCGTCCTGAATGGAGCAACTTATTTTCCCATTCTCTTCCGAATCAAGATCTGAAACACTGAAAACTGCAACCACAGTCTCAGGCGAGTTCTCAGGGATCTGTTTGGTAAGTGCAGACATGGTGATTTCTGGGGCATTGTCGTTCACATCCATCACTTGAGTCAGAACGGTGCATTTCCCAGAGAGACTTCCAGTATCCCTGGCCTCAATATTGACTTCATAGGACTGAGCTGTCTCGAAATCAAGTTGTTTTTTCAGTCGAATTTCTCCTGTCATGGCGTTGATCTCAAAGGTTCTGGTAATCTCTTCTGGAGCctgtaaaaatgaataataaatctcTCCATTGACTCCTATGTCTACATCCGTAGCAGAGACCTTGACAATCAGGAAGCCTATGGGGCTGTCTTCAGGGATCTGCACCCTATAGAAAGGCTGCTCAAATTCAGGGGCGTTATCATTGATATCCACGACTTCGATGGAGACCTGAGCAATGCCAGACCTGGGTGGAGAACCGCCATCTTGAGCAGTGAGGGTTAATCTGAGCTCAGGCTCCTCCTCCCTATCCAGCACTTTGTCCAGCACAAGTTCGGGATATTTCCTGCCATCACTGCGTTTGCGGGTGAGGACCCGAAAATAGGAGTTGGGACTGATTATAtagttttcaatattattttggcCAACATCGACATCTTGAGCGTGCTTCAGAGGAAACGTTGTGCCAGGAGGACTGCTCTCTGATATTTTTAGCAACATGTCTCTGTCCATGAACACTGGAGCATGGTCATTTATGTCTACTACTTGTAGCTCACCTTGAAAAAACTCTAAAGGATTCTCTAGCATCACCTGGAAGCGCAGCACACAGGGCTCTGTGTGACCACACAGTTCCTCGCGATCCAGTTTCTCATTTAGCAATAAATCCCCAGTCTCCTGATCGAGCTGCAAATGCAGtttgtttcctttggaaatgACCCTAGCCCCTCTCCTGGagagctccccctgccccagacccAGGTCTTTTGCTAAATTGGTTACAAAAGAGCTCCCCTCAGTTTCCTCCACCACAGAATAGCGCTTAAGTTCAGAGCCCGCCTGAGCTAAgcccaagaagagaaagaagaaaaggacttgcCTTTGTCTGCAAATGAACTTCCTGCTGGCCTCCATTATTCTTGATCTTTATAGCCTCCCGCGAGGGTGAGGATGGTTCCGCTGAGTTGTAAAGGCCTCAGTATCTGAGACTGGGAGTTATTCCACAAGATACTTCAGAAATATTCCGGTGAGTAGTCCTTTACAGAGGACCCAGTCCTACTCCTGTGGTATCCAAGCTTCCCATGGGCTTCCAGGCTTTGCTGGTGAGTTTTGCCTGTTAACGGAGCTGCGGCTGCGGTTCGGGTTTGTACCTTCTTATCCTGCAGCGCCACCACGCGTCCTCACAGGATCTTACATTTTCTGGGATGCAAATGGATGCAATGTTCCCAATTCTTGTTAGGTAAGGATGCAACAAACAGTATTTCTACTATCCTCGAACCCTATGGTTCTGATAGTTGTCTGAGGGCCATACAGGAGAAATGATATTAGTAGAGACTACCTTCAGTAATGCTAACTGAATTtggagcaaaaagaaaattttaaatatctataattTGAGTAACAGAAAACTTTCagaattaaatacttttattgcCCTGACCTATGGGAATAATTAGTAGCTATgaaccttggacaaattatttaaactcTGCCTCAGTTCCCTCGTCTGTAAGGTGGAGATATTAATGGTACTTACcacatagggctgttgtgagttCCCCaccttatagatgagga
Encoded proteins:
- the LOC130852186 gene encoding protocadherin beta-8-like isoform X1, which gives rise to MEASRKFICRQRQVLFFFLFLGLAQAGSELKRYSVVEETEGSSFVTNLAKDLGLGQGELSRRGARVISKGNKLHLQLDQETGDLLLNEKLDREELCGHTEPCVLRFQVMLENPLEFFQGELQVVDINDHAPVFMDRDMLLKISESSPPGTTFPLKHAQDVDVGQNNIENYIISPNSYFRVLTRKRSDGRKYPELVLDKVLDREEEPELRLTLTAQDGGSPPRSGIAQVSIEVVDINDNAPEFEQPFYRVQIPEDSPIGFLIVKVSATDVDIGVNGEIYYSFLQAPEEITRTFEINAMTGEIRLKKQLDFETAQSYEVNIEARDTGSLSGKCTVLTQVMDVNDNAPEITMSALTKQIPENSPETVVAVFSVSDLDSEENGKISCSIQDDLPFFLKSSTENFYTLVTERPLDREIRAEYNVTITVTDMGTPRLKTEHNITVRVSDVNDNAPAFTQTAYTLRVRENNSPALHIGSVSATDRDAGANAQVTYSLLPPHDPHVPLASLVSVNPDNGHLFALRSLDYEALRAFEFRVGAADRGSPPLSSQALVRVLVEDANDNAPFVLHPLQNASAPCTELVPRAAEAGYLVTKVVAVDGDAGQNAWLSYQLLKATEPGLFGVWAHNGEVRTARPLSERDAAKQRLVVQVKDNGEPPLSASVTLHVLLVDGFSQPYLPAPEAEAADAGPADPLTVYLVVALASVSSLFLFSVLVFVAVRLCRRGGAASVGRRSVPEGHFPGQLVDVSGTGTLSQSYQYEVCLTGGSGTTSEFKFLKPIVPNLVSQSTGRKVEESPAFRSSFGI
- the LOC130852186 gene encoding protocadherin beta-8-like isoform X2, which translates into the protein MTGEIRLKKQLDFETAQSYEVNIEARDTGSLSGKCTVLTQVMDVNDNAPEITMSALTKQIPENSPETVVAVFSVSDLDSEENGKISCSIQDDLPFFLKSSTENFYTLVTERPLDREIRAEYNVTITVTDMGTPRLKTEHNITVRVSDVNDNAPAFTQTAYTLRVRENNSPALHIGSVSATDRDAGANAQVTYSLLPPHDPHVPLASLVSVNPDNGHLFALRSLDYEALRAFEFRVGAADRGSPPLSSQALVRVLVEDANDNAPFVLHPLQNASAPCTELVPRAAEAGYLVTKVVAVDGDAGQNAWLSYQLLKATEPGLFGVWAHNGEVRTARPLSERDAAKQRLVVQVKDNGEPPLSASVTLHVLLVDGFSQPYLPAPEAEAADAGPADPLTVYLVVALASVSSLFLFSVLVFVAVRLCRRGGAASVGRRSVPEGHFPGQLVDVSGTGTLSQSYQYEVCLTGGSGTTSEFKFLKPIVPNLVSQSTGRKVEESPAFRSSFGI